A section of the Hevea brasiliensis isolate MT/VB/25A 57/8 chromosome 17, ASM3005281v1, whole genome shotgun sequence genome encodes:
- the LOC131175491 gene encoding LOB domain-containing protein 24-like produces the protein MNSERCAACKYLRRRCPSDCIFAPYFPSNNPQRFACVHKIYGASNVGKMLQQLPTHKRVQAANSLYYEAQCRIQDPVYGCVGIISLLLQQIHNAENQLAKTQAEIAVLSNSHTQDSQFQQNFLLQQGNVGQSSSPSTQPSSWFK, from the exons ATGAATTCTGAACGTTGTGCAGCTTGCaaatacttgagaagaagatGCCCTTCAGATTGCATTTTCGCTCCTTATTTTCCTTCCAATAATCCTCAAAGATTCGCATGCGTTCACAAAATCTATGGTGCCAGCAACGTAGGAAAAATGCTCCAG CAACTCCCAACTCACAAACGAGTCCAGGCAGCAAATTCCTTGTATTATGAGGCACAATGCAGAATTCAAGATCCTGTCTATGGCTGTGTTGGTATAATCTCTCTGCTACTTCAACAAATACACAATGCAGAAAACCAGCTAGCTAAAACCCAAGCGGAAATCGCAGTCCTCAGCAATTCTCATACACAAGATTCTCAATTTCAACAAAATTTTTTGCTACAACAAGGCAATGTTGGCCAGTCCAGCAGCCCTTCCACTCAACCTTCCTCCtggtttaaataa